A window of Candidatus Peribacteraceae bacterium genomic DNA:
CTCCAAAGGCGAGGCGAATCCCGCCGTTCTCGTCCATGTCCTCCGTACGCTACTCATCCTCCTCCATCCCTACGTGCCCTTCGTCACGGAGGAGCTGTGGGGGCAGGTGAAGCCGGCGGAGGCGGGGATGCTCATCAAGGAGCCGTGGCCGGAGGCGGTGAAGAAGCTCCAGGACGCCGCGGCACAGCAGGAACTGCAGGTGCTCATCGACGTCATTACCGCCGTGCGGAAAATGAGGAGCGAGCAGAACGTGGAGGCGGGGAGAACGGTGAACGTCACAGTGTACACAAATGTGTACACAAAACTCCTGGGAGAACAAGCGAGCCATATCAAGAGGCTCGCGCGTGTGGGAGAACTTACCATCGAAAAGGAATTCAAGAAGCTCCCCAACGTCGTCTCTGCGTTCCTTCCGGATATCGAAGTCCATCTTTCCCTGGAGGGTTTGATAGACCTGGAGAAGGAAGGGATAAGGTTGGCCAAGGAGAAGGAGCGCCTGGAGCAGATCATCGCTTCCACGGAGCAGCGGCTCAACAATCAAGATTTCGTCACGCGTGCGCCGGCGCAGGTGGTGGAAGGGGAGAGGGAGAAAGTGCGTACGATGAAGGAGAAGGTGGAGAAATTAGGAGAGAGGTTGAAAACAATAGAGCGTTAAACGATTCTTCATATACTTTCTATATGGGGAGGGGGTTGCGCGCCGCGGGGGGTGAAGGGGAAGGCCCTGCTTCGACATGGCCTGCCGACGAGTCAGCCCCGAAACCTTGCAGGGGCTGACGAGGAGGCACAGGGCCGAGCGGGGGGAGTTCGGCGCGCAGGCGTTTGGCGCCACCTTTTCGCCGGAAAAGGTGGCAAAGATGATAAGTACATTATTCGTAGATCGGCATCCCTAATCCCTTCTTCGTCGTGCTCTTCACCCGCATCGCCGATCCTCTTGTCACAGCGTTGCGCCCGAAACGTTCGTGGAGCTCATCCAAGGAACCTTGCAGGTTCTCCTCGCGCAGGACGTGCTGAGGGTCCTCAAACAACGAGAACTGGCGGGTGCCGCCGGGTGTGAGCTTCCACAGCGCCAAGCCCGCCTGCGTGTACTTCCCGTTGTGTTCGTACAGTTCTTTGAAGCATCGGCGCAGGAAGGGCTGCAGCGTCTCCTCCGTCTCCAGGGGTCGGGGGAGGGGGCAGTGGGTGCTCTTGTACGCGTAGGAGGCGTCCCGGAGCCATACGGAGAGGCCCCTGGCCGCCTGCCGCATGCGCCGCATCTTAAGGACGGCGTATTCCAGATGACGGAGCATATGAGCCCACAGAAGGTCCCCGGAGCCTGAGGCGGGGAAGCTGCGGGCGCGGGAGATGGATTGTTGCGGGTCGGTGTCCTCCCGTACGGGATAGACCCTCTCCCCCAGCAGTTCCCGCTGCATTTCCACGCCCGGCCTCCCGAAGAGCTTCCTGAGCTCCTCGGTTGGCGCTTGGGCCACGTCCCACGCCGTGAGCCACCCGTTGGATTCGCAGTGAGCGATGCGGCGGGGTCCGATGCCGGGGATGGCGGCGGCGGGGCGGTCTTTCAGGAATGAAAAATTGGAAATGTAAAATTGGAAATGACAGCTTCCTTCCGGAGTAACGATCGTTATCCCTCCAGGCTTCCTGTACTCGCTCGCCATTTTGGCCAGGAGCTTGCTGGGGGCAATGCCGACGGAGACGGAGAGGCCGGTGCGGCGGAGGACAGCCGACCGTACACCCCTTCCGAATGTCTCCAGGGAAGTGGACGGGGGCACGTCGCTCGCGAGCGAGCGTGCCGGGGGAACACCTCCGGGGAGCATCCGCAAATCTACGAACCACTCGTCAATGGACATCTGTTCCGCCACGGGGAACGTCTCCCGGAGCACGGATTCAATCTGTTGCGAGGCCAGGCCTGTCTCGCGGAAGTCGGAGGGGAGGCGGAGGGCGTGGGGGACGAGCGCCAGCGCGTCCTTCACCCGCATGCCCGTCTTTACGCCCATGGCCTTGGCTTCGTAGCTTGCGGCAATCACGCAGCCTCCCCCCATGCCCAGGGCGAGGAGCGGTTTGCCCTTCAAGGAAGGATTCTGCCGGACGAGGACGGACGCAAAGAAGGAGTCGGCGTCGATGTGGGCGATCATAGGTATCGTGTATTCGTTGATTCGTTTATTGGTTTATTCGTTCGCAAGCGTGCCCCTGAGGTTTCCTCGAATAAGCGAGTAAACGGATAAGCGAAAAAGGCGCGTCGTCAGTACTTGCGGATGAGCCCACGGACCACCCCCGCTACTTTCAATTCCTCCAAGGCATACAGATCCGGATACTTGGCATTCTCCGCCTGCAGGTAGAACTTCCCCTTCTCCTTCATGAGCCGCTTGAGAGTGAATTCGCCGTCCAGCACCCCCACCACGATATCTCCCACGCGCGGCTCCGCACCGCGCTCCACGATCACCATGTCGCCTTCATTGATGCTCGCGTCGATCATGCTGTCCCCTTTCACCCGCAGGAGGAAGGTGGCGGCCTTGTCACGCACCAGGTAATCATCCAGCGTCACCGTCTCCTCCGCCTGCTCCTCCACGGGGGCCGCGAAGCCGGCGGCGATGGGGCCGAAGAGGGGGAGCGTGAGCGGCGCGAAGCCCGTACCCTCCTGCTCCAGAATCTTGATGCGGCCCTTGGGGTCCTTCTCTATGTGCCCGCCCCGCGTGAGGGCGTTGACCACCTTGGCGATGGCGTTCTTGCTGCGCACGCCGAAGGCGATGGCCAGATCCGCGAGCGAGGGTGAGTACCCGCGCTTGGTCTGGAATTCCCGTATGTAGCTGAGAACGGTCCGTTGGTGGGGCGTGATATCGGCCATAGGGGGGAGAGGGGACAATCGTCCACCATCATAGGTGTACGGATGTCCACGGTCAATAGGTGATGGGAGATTGGCTTGTGGGATTGGCGTTTTTGCGGAGGATTGGGGGCGTTTATCTTACGGCTCTTCCGTCATGATGATGTGACTATCGGTTTGCATCTGGTCAAACGCACGCCATGAACGAGATTGCTCGGCGAAAAGAGCGCGCTCGGCTTCCTGGACTAATTGGAGAAAGGGAAGCCCCTGGGCTTTCCCGCTTGCCATCAACTCCTTCGCTTTCGAGGCCAGCGCGTCGCCCAATGAAGAGCAGCGGATCATCTCCAGTGTCTCTGTCACTCCTTGCATCTGAGCCGCCTGGGATTGTGTTGTATGGTTATGCCCAAGAAGAGTTTCAGACTTCTTCTCGAATGGGAGGGAATGGGGTTCCATGGATCAAGGAGGAGAAGTGGAATATATCGCGTATTGTTCATTCTACTTTGCAGCCAGTATGCGTGCAACATCGTTGTCGAAGGGTGCATGCAGCGGTGGCGAGGACCGCTTGCTTCCACTTTTCGTCTTCCCTACTATTCGTTGCCTATGGCCGAAGAGATCACCAACAAGATGCTACTGGATCACATACAGGCGATGCGGAACGGTCTTGAGCAGAAGATCGAGGGCCTTGATGGAAAGATCGAGGGCCTCGACCAGAAGATAGATCGTGTTGAGCAACGCCTGGACGCGAAGATAACGAATCTTGCCATTGTTGTGCAGGAAGGGTTTGAGGACGCCCGCTTGCACCGTCAAGCGTTGCAGGAAGACTTGGAAGCCACTATGCGGGTGCAAAGCAAGCATGCGGCAACGCTTTCCAGGATTGCGCATCCACATTCCGCCTCCTCTTGACCCAATAATCCGATAATGACAACATGCTCCCATGTCAGAAAATCCTGAATATACCGCAGATAAGGATAATCTGGTGAAGGCTTACGAAGAGGCTATTCCGAGAGAGTACGGGGATGAGGTACTGAGAATCTTCCAACGCATCGTGCGAGAAAGGCAGGATCTCGATGCAATAGAGATCCTCAATCTTGCTCTGAAAGAGGCGTATCCGGAAGCAGTGGCGCGTGAACAAGCGAGTCTTCATCGGCCAGTCACGAGCGACGGAACACCTGAGGCTGCGCCTGTTCAGGATGCTGCGGTAACCGGGTACAGGAAAAGATATCGTGGCCGCGTGATTCGGAACATCGTTCGGGCGTACGTTGAGCGCCGCCCACAGCTGAGAAGTATCGTCCGAGCTTGTGATATGCGTCTGCTTCGCCACCCTCCTCTCCCATCTACCTATCGGAACAGTATTGCCGATGATGCTTTGAATAAGATCCTGGCGAAGGAACAATCGCCTTCGGTCTCTCAAGACAGTATTGCCAATACTTGGAATAAGATCCTGGCGAAATCACATTCAATACCGGAAACGGAGGAATCCGGATCCAACTGATCGGTACCTGCTCGCGGAGTATTGAGGCATGCTTCCTCGGTTTCCTCGGTTTCTTCGGTTTCCTTGGTTTCCTCATTCCTCAATCACCAACAAATCCTTGTGCTTCTTCAGCTCGAAGTACGTCACCGTCCACACGGCCTCCTTGAACACGTGGAGGTAGGCGAAGAAGTAGCTGGCGATGAAGAGGAGGAGGACGCCGATGCCGATGGCGATGAGGAGGGTGTAGAGGGGGGAGAGGACGTTGGCGAGGAGAAGGCCGATGCCCACCGCGATCGTGGGGATGAGGAGCACCAGAAGGGCGTTGAAGGCCACGCGGATGGTGATGACGAGGAGCAGGAGCCACAGGAACATCACGTGGTTCAGGTAGCTGAGGATCAGCTTAAAGCTGGATCCCAGCCCCGCGAAAATGCTCACGCGCTTCACCACCACGGCCGGCTCCGCGAAGCTGGCCATGAACTTGAGGATGTTGGAAATGATCCAGAAGAGCACCACGAAGCCGATCATGGCGTACTTAAAGTCCCCCGCGATGTAGCGGAGGATGAGGGAAATGATGGTCACCGTGTTGGCCAGGCTGGCGAGCACAAAGAGCTCGTGGAGACCCAGCATGGGGAAGAAGTTGTAGATCGCCAGCACCAGGCCGCCCTTCACCTCCTCCTTCCGGTGGGATTTGGCCGTGAGGCCGATGATGGCGCCGCGGGCGAGGTTGGGGAAGATCCACTCGATGGCCAGGAGCACGAGGAACACGGTGACGATGGCCACGAGTGCGGCAGTGGGGACGCGTGCCTGCAGCCAGAGCACGTCATCGAAGAAGCCGATGGGCCTCCCCTGCATGTAGGAGACGAAGAACCATGCTTGGTAAATGAGGAGCTTGGTGGCGAAGAGCGTCTCCAGAAACGACGAGGCGATGCCCCAGCGGCGGAGGGGCTTCTCCCGCTTCGTAATGGCCCAAGCTTCGGCGATGATCTCGCGGGGGGTCATAGGGGAAGGGAGCTGGGTCAGCCGGGAAAGGAATCAAGAATACAGGGCTCCAAGAATACAGGGTTCCAAGAATACAGGGAGGATATCAAGGATTCAGGTTATCAGGATTCTTTCCTTGGGGATTCCTGCCATCCTGCGATTCTGGACATCCCTCATGGCGTGGCCAAAGAAGAGGAGGATGCCGATTCCTTCAGCACCTCATGGAAGGGCCGGAAGGCGTAGTCCTCCCCCAGCAGGATCGTCACCTGTCCTTGCTGTTCCAATGGCAAATCCACGGGGAGGGGGGCGAGAGGGAAGCCCAGGAGGTCGGAGAAGAATGCCGCGGCAGCCGTTTCTTCCCCTTCAGAGCCGGAGGACTCTTCCGCACCTCGAACGGCCGGGGAGACGGCGGAGGTGGGCAGGATGCCGCGTCTTGCCTTGGAATCGGGCGAGGGAGGGAGTTCGGCGTTCTCCACGCGGTCCACCGTAAAGCCGTAGCGGATGAGTTCCGTGGCGATGCGCGCCGCCATTCCCGTCTTGGCGCCGGCGTTGAGGACGGAGATGCGGGGGTTCTGGAGGTACAGGGTGCGGGTGTTGAGCAGGAGGGAGAAGAACGTGCGGATCTGCCGCCAGCCGGAGTTCTCCAGGGGGGAATCCGGGGGGGTGACGACGGGGAGGAGCACGGCCGCACCGCCGAAATCCTCGCGCGGGGGGGTGTAGAGGAAGCCTCCGGCCTCCGCGAAGCCCGTGTACAGTCCGTTGCGGTCATTGAGCTGCATGCTGATCACGCGGGAGCGTTCCAGCCGCTCGCCCATCTTGGCCGCGCCCAGGAGCTCCTGGCCGTTCATGGTGGTTTCCACGTTCGCGGAGAGGATGCGCAGGAGGGCCAGAATCTTGCGGGGGCTCTTGACGATGCCCACGGTCTTCGCGCGCTCCCCCAACGCCTGGATGATCTGCTGCTGGCGGGCGCTGCGCCCGAAGTCGCTCGTGGTGTGGCGGCTGCGGGCATATTTGAGCGCCGTTTCGCCGTCCAGGTGCGTGGGGCCCGCATGGATTTCGAACGTCTGGTAGGTCCAATCCGGCCCCGGGTACTCCCGGTCCACGATGTCGTAGGGCACCTCCACGTCGATGCCGCCCAGGGCGTCCACCACATCCACGAAGCCGCTGAAGTTGACCATCACCGCATGGTGGAGCTGCACGTGGAGCTTGCCTCCCACTTCATTGAGCAGTTCCTTCAAGGCCAGTTGCGCCGCTTCCGCCTTCTCCA
This region includes:
- the lexA gene encoding transcriptional repressor LexA; translated protein: MADITPHQRTVLSYIREFQTKRGYSPSLADLAIAFGVRSKNAIAKVVNALTRGGHIEKDPKGRIKILEQEGTGFAPLTLPLFGPIAAGFAAPVEEQAEETVTLDDYLVRDKAATFLLRVKGDSMIDASINEGDMVIVERGAEPRVGDIVVGVLDGEFTLKRLMKEKGKFYLQAENAKYPDLYALEELKVAGVVRGLIRKY
- a CDS encoding LCP family protein, whose amino-acid sequence is MAGAVGLTLVSPFLFLLRKRRERQQLAETQERRTGILKRMLLVLLAIFLSLAVLAGVAKALVALNVVNIRTFLNIAGADLPRDENGFTNFLLLGKGDDDHDGFDLTDTMMVASVDPKTKSVVMLSIPRDLYVKSAVMGEGRINLLYRDYKASLIRRQDMEKAEAAQLALKELLNEVGGKLHVQLHHAVMVNFSGFVDVVDALGGIDVEVPYDIVDREYPGPDWTYQTFEIHAGPTHLDGETALKYARSRHTTSDFGRSARQQQIIQALGERAKTVGIVKSPRKILALLRILSANVETTMNGQELLGAAKMGERLERSRVISMQLNDRNGLYTGFAEAGGFLYTPPREDFGGAAVLLPVVTPPDSPLENSGWRQIRTFFSLLLNTRTLYLQNPRISVLNAGAKTGMAARIATELIRYGFTVDRVENAELPPSPDSKARRGILPTSAVSPAVRGAEESSGSEGEETAAAAFFSDLLGFPLAPLPVDLPLEQQGQVTILLGEDYAFRPFHEVLKESASSSSLATP